The following coding sequences are from one Candidatus Ancaeobacter aquaticus window:
- the alaS gene encoding alanine--tRNA ligase produces MEAVKIRKTYLDFFKSKKHVIKPSDALIPSSDPSLLFTTAGMVQFKALYSGAPLDFSRATTVQKCLRAGGKGSDLENVGKTLRHHTFFEMLGNFSFGDYFKEEAIAWAWEFLIDVLKMPKEKIYISVYKDDDEAYDIWTKKMGIPADHMVRLGKKDNFWGPAGTTGACGPSSEIYYDLGKEKSCGSPDCAVGCDCERFIEFWNLVFPQFNQEEDGKLLPLERKGIDTGMGLERLALLLQGVSNNYETDLFAPIIKDIGSHTSEPYEKDNKYAYHVIADHIRALTFALSENILPANEGRGYVMRRILRRAVRYGRKLDIMEAFLYKLVPVVVSIMKEAYPELEKSREHVSSIIKSEEERFHLTLDSGMSLLDEILIKSEKKKVLVGEDVFKLYDTYGIPIDIIRDIARDEEYTVDELGFEKLMVSQRERARSNWKGAKQADELVLYQEIRNKYGRTEFVGYDKTSCETEISTIIKEGKVIETAQVGDEVEVIVKKTPFYAESGGQVGDIGEMTTDAMRTEVMDTRKVGDDVYIHLSKVLKGTVKAGETVHICVDESKRNATARNHTATHILHNVLRRVLGNHVKQAGSLVEPERLRFDFTHVKALTKREIERIEELVNEEIMVNHKVTIHSESLEDVKKMDVIALFNEKYGEKVRVVNIGEVSKELCGGMHVIRTGDIGIFKIVVETSVAAGIRRIEAYCGKEALAYIKNNETVIDDLSQLLKSPADDLLSRVQKLQEENKALLKEKEQLNKKEIAGKFDDMLSQAVDVKGVSVLGAEIDNTSMDMLRDIVDALKLKLKSGVIVLGSTCEGKVSMVCSVTQDLVKKGLSASDIVKKVAKVVGGGGGGRKDMASAGGKDPSKLKEALLSAQKVVEELLK; encoded by the coding sequence ATGGAAGCAGTAAAAATACGTAAGACATACCTTGATTTTTTTAAATCAAAAAAACATGTCATCAAACCAAGCGATGCACTTATTCCTTCAAGTGATCCGTCATTACTTTTTACCACTGCAGGTATGGTGCAGTTTAAAGCGCTTTATTCGGGTGCTCCACTAGATTTTTCTCGTGCGACAACAGTACAGAAATGTCTGAGAGCTGGCGGTAAGGGGAGCGACCTTGAGAATGTGGGAAAGACATTAAGGCATCATACATTTTTTGAAATGTTGGGTAATTTTTCTTTTGGAGATTATTTTAAGGAAGAAGCAATTGCCTGGGCGTGGGAATTTTTGATAGATGTCTTAAAAATGCCTAAAGAGAAAATCTACATATCAGTCTATAAAGATGATGATGAAGCGTATGATATCTGGACAAAAAAAATGGGTATCCCTGCCGACCATATGGTGAGACTGGGTAAAAAGGATAATTTTTGGGGGCCTGCCGGGACGACCGGTGCGTGCGGACCCTCATCTGAAATCTATTATGATTTAGGAAAAGAAAAAAGCTGTGGCAGTCCTGATTGTGCTGTTGGGTGCGATTGTGAACGGTTTATTGAGTTTTGGAATCTCGTATTCCCACAATTTAATCAAGAAGAGGATGGCAAATTACTTCCACTTGAACGTAAAGGTATCGACACAGGGATGGGACTAGAACGTCTGGCATTACTCTTACAAGGTGTCAGTAATAATTATGAGACAGATCTTTTTGCACCGATCATAAAAGATATTGGATCACATACATCTGAGCCATATGAAAAAGATAATAAATATGCTTACCACGTAATCGCAGATCATATTCGTGCGCTAACATTTGCGTTATCAGAAAATATTCTTCCTGCAAATGAGGGCCGAGGATATGTTATGCGCAGAATCCTCCGCCGAGCAGTACGCTATGGTAGAAAATTAGATATTATGGAAGCATTTCTCTATAAATTAGTGCCGGTTGTTGTTTCGATAATGAAAGAAGCATATCCTGAACTTGAAAAAAGCCGTGAGCATGTCTCAAGCATCATCAAAAGCGAAGAAGAACGATTTCATTTAACACTTGATAGCGGCATGTCCCTTTTAGACGAAATTTTGATTAAATCTGAAAAGAAAAAAGTGCTTGTAGGTGAAGATGTATTTAAGCTTTATGACACCTACGGTATTCCGATAGATATTATACGTGATATTGCACGAGATGAAGAATATACCGTTGATGAATTAGGTTTTGAAAAGCTCATGGTCTCTCAACGTGAACGCGCACGGTCAAATTGGAAGGGTGCAAAACAAGCAGATGAGCTCGTGCTATATCAGGAAATACGTAATAAGTATGGCCGAACAGAATTTGTTGGATATGATAAAACTTCATGTGAGACAGAAATATCCACGATCATTAAAGAGGGTAAAGTTATTGAAACTGCGCAAGTAGGTGACGAAGTAGAAGTTATTGTGAAGAAAACACCATTTTATGCTGAAAGCGGTGGACAGGTAGGTGATATCGGGGAAATGACGACAGATGCGATGCGTACTGAAGTAATGGATACACGTAAGGTTGGAGATGATGTCTATATTCATCTTTCAAAGGTGCTTAAAGGGACGGTAAAAGCAGGAGAGACTGTACATATCTGTGTAGATGAATCCAAACGTAATGCAACTGCACGTAATCATACTGCGACACATATTCTTCACAATGTTTTGAGGCGTGTTTTGGGAAATCATGTAAAACAGGCAGGATCTCTTGTCGAACCTGAACGATTACGATTTGATTTTACCCATGTTAAAGCGCTTACAAAAAGAGAAATTGAACGAATAGAAGAACTGGTTAATGAAGAGATTATGGTTAATCATAAGGTAACAATACATTCTGAAAGTCTTGAAGATGTTAAAAAAATGGATGTTATTGCGCTTTTTAATGAGAAATATGGCGAAAAGGTGCGGGTTGTTAATATCGGAGAGGTCAGTAAAGAGCTTTGCGGTGGTATGCACGTTATCCGTACAGGAGATATAGGGATCTTTAAGATTGTTGTTGAGACGTCTGTTGCCGCAGGCATCAGGAGAATCGAAGCGTATTGTGGTAAAGAGGCGTTAGCATACATTAAAAACAATGAAACAGTAATAGATGATCTCTCGCAACTATTAAAATCTCCTGCTGATGATCTTTTGAGCAGGGTACAGAAATTGCAGGAAGAAAATAAGGCACTTTTAAAAGAAAAAGAACAACTAAACAAAAAAGAAATTGCAGGAAAATTCGATGATATGCTTTCACAAGCTGTTGATGTTAAAGGCGTGTCAGTTCTCGGCGCTGAAATAGATAATACTTCTATGGATATGCTCCGTGACATAGTAGATGCTTTAAAACTCAAGCTTAAAAGCGGTGTTATTGTCTTAGGCTCGACCTGTGAAGGTAAAGTATCAATGGTATGCAGTGTCACACAAGACCTTGTCAAAAAAGGTTTGAGTGCTTCAGATATAGTCAAAAAAGTAGCTAAAGTCGTTGGTGGTGGCGGTGGTGGCAGAAAAGATATGGCTAGTGCCGGTGGTAAAGACCCTTCAAAATTGAAGGAAGCGCTTTTATCTGCACAAAAGGTAGTGGAAGAACTCTTGAAGTAG
- a CDS encoding MTH938/NDUFAF3 family protein, translated as MQIDSYSFGNISIDGVFHTSDITAYRGEVNSKWWRKSGHELSIDDLKGILTFNPKTIVVGRGFFGIMKVLPETEEFLKEKGITLFSAKTKDACEYFNSMKDQDNAVFAAHLTC; from the coding sequence ATGCAAATTGATTCCTACTCTTTCGGAAATATATCAATAGATGGTGTGTTCCACACTTCGGATATCACAGCTTATCGCGGGGAAGTTAATTCCAAATGGTGGCGTAAAAGCGGTCACGAACTCTCGATAGATGATCTTAAAGGTATTCTTACGTTCAATCCAAAAACAATAGTTGTTGGTCGTGGTTTTTTCGGAATCATGAAAGTCCTTCCTGAAACAGAAGAGTTCTTGAAAGAAAAAGGTATTACACTTTTTAGCGCGAAAACAAAAGACGCTTGTGAGTATTTTAATTCTATGAAAGACCAAGACAATGCGGTGTTTGCTGCTCACCTTACCTGTTAG
- a CDS encoding peptidylprolyl isomerase, which translates to MSRKRTYLILFQLVLIVILFCNGCFQLRSLDYKTHPKVIMQTDFGNIIFELDLQNAPITTINFLRYVDEQRLKPASFYRVVRMDNQPENDIKIEVIQGGIAFEDSPLMLPPIEHETTKETGILHKDGTISMARNKAGVASSEFFICIGNQPELDFRGKRNSDGLGFAAFGRVIEGLDVVKKIHKQPANGQMIISPVEIIKVKKGSHLIIRHKPK; encoded by the coding sequence GTGAGCAGAAAACGAACGTATCTTATTCTTTTTCAATTGGTTTTAATAGTGATTTTATTTTGCAATGGTTGTTTTCAGCTAAGGTCATTAGATTACAAAACTCATCCCAAAGTTATAATGCAGACAGATTTTGGAAATATCATTTTTGAATTAGATCTACAAAATGCCCCAATTACAACCATCAATTTTTTGAGATATGTTGATGAACAGCGATTAAAACCAGCTTCTTTTTATAGAGTTGTCAGGATGGATAACCAACCAGAAAATGATATAAAAATTGAAGTGATTCAGGGCGGAATAGCCTTTGAGGATAGTCCTCTTATGTTACCGCCGATTGAACATGAAACGACTAAGGAAACAGGAATCCTCCATAAAGATGGAACTATCTCGATGGCAAGGAATAAAGCAGGAGTAGCAAGTTCAGAGTTTTTTATCTGTATTGGAAATCAACCTGAGCTTGACTTTAGAGGTAAGAGAAATTCTGATGGTTTGGGCTTTGCTGCATTTGGGCGTGTAATAGAGGGTCTAGATGTTGTTAAAAAAATACATAAACAACCTGCAAATGGACAAATGATTATATCACCAGTCGAAATAATAAAAGTGAAAAAGGGGTCACACCTAATTATTAGGCATAAACCAAAATAA
- a CDS encoding NUDIX hydrolase: MKEKTLKKKKIYAGKVFTLESHTISISKTKTSVRDIIKHPGAVAIIPILPDGKIVMVKQYRKAVEKNLYEIPAGTREPGERPLSCVKRELLEETGYVAKKISPLLRMYPAPGYTSEEIHIYAAHQLTLKEACPEEDESIEVEAFTPTKLKKMIKDGKIKDGKTVVGLLYLLK, encoded by the coding sequence ATGAAAGAAAAAACTCTTAAAAAGAAAAAAATCTATGCAGGCAAAGTATTCACGCTTGAAAGTCATACCATTAGCATATCTAAAACAAAGACAAGCGTACGTGATATTATAAAACACCCTGGTGCGGTTGCAATAATCCCTATCCTCCCGGACGGAAAAATTGTAATGGTAAAACAATACCGTAAAGCAGTCGAAAAGAATCTCTACGAAATACCTGCAGGAACACGTGAACCGGGCGAAAGACCCTTATCATGCGTAAAACGCGAACTACTTGAAGAAACAGGCTACGTCGCAAAAAAGATCTCTCCCCTACTACGCATGTACCCTGCGCCGGGATACACCTCTGAAGAGATACATATCTACGCAGCACATCAGCTAACTCTGAAAGAGGCATGCCCTGAAGAAGATGAATCAATAGAAGTAGAAGCATTCACACCAACAAAGCTCAAGAAAATGATTAAGGATGGTAAGATAAAAGACGGGAAAACAGTAGTTGGACTACTCTATCTTTTGAAATAA
- a CDS encoding DUF1571 domain-containing protein, whose protein sequence is MKTIKCIISLAVGILLSTTSMCQTVQSQERMDPVKILNDASQRFESLNTYTCKVTSIYNTYNNNKANRHQDIVQYVFQKPMSIRMQWVKPWNIKGQEAVYVDNKLKVRLNWLPIWVSINPDGNIAKDSAGNRIYQSDMGTVIKQIMDIIPTTKVVFEGMVKKNKQELIKISLKNKDEIVNVLIDKNLMLPVTVEYFGSDMKLIQAAYFENLEVDVPIPDYSFSAD, encoded by the coding sequence ATGAAAACTATCAAGTGTATCATTTCATTAGCTGTCGGTATCCTGTTATCGACGACGAGTATGTGTCAAACTGTTCAGAGCCAGGAGAGAATGGATCCTGTTAAGATACTCAATGATGCAAGTCAACGGTTTGAATCGTTAAATACCTATACCTGTAAAGTGACTAGTATTTATAATACGTATAATAATAATAAGGCAAATCGTCATCAGGACATTGTTCAATATGTTTTTCAAAAACCCATGAGTATACGGATGCAGTGGGTTAAGCCATGGAATATCAAGGGGCAGGAAGCTGTCTACGTTGATAATAAGCTTAAGGTAAGATTAAACTGGCTACCTATATGGGTTTCAATTAATCCTGACGGTAATATCGCGAAGGATTCCGCAGGGAACAGGATCTATCAAAGTGATATGGGTACAGTCATAAAGCAAATCATGGATATTATTCCGACAACAAAAGTTGTTTTTGAGGGAATGGTTAAAAAGAATAAACAGGAATTAATAAAAATATCACTTAAGAATAAGGACGAAATCGTTAATGTTCTGATAGATAAGAACCTTATGCTTCCGGTTACCGTTGAGTATTTTGGCTCCGATATGAAACTTATCCAGGCTGCGTATTTTGAAAATCTTGAAGTGGATGTGCCAATACCTGATTACTCATTCTCCGCAGATTAG
- a CDS encoding aspartate 1-decarboxylase: MQLTMLKSKIHRAKVTDSHLDYNGSITIDEDLMEKANIIEHEKVLVANLANGERFETYTIKGLRGSKTICLNGATSHLGNIGDRIIIITFVQLTEEELKSYHPTIIRMNENNDIVE, encoded by the coding sequence ATGCAGTTAACAATGTTAAAATCAAAAATTCATCGAGCAAAAGTTACCGATTCACATTTAGACTATAATGGCAGTATCACGATCGATGAAGACTTAATGGAAAAAGCAAATATAATCGAACACGAAAAGGTCCTAGTCGCAAATCTTGCAAACGGCGAACGATTTGAAACGTATACTATTAAAGGGCTGCGAGGATCAAAAACAATATGCTTAAACGGCGCTACATCTCATTTAGGTAATATCGGTGACAGGATAATAATCATTACATTTGTTCAACTTACAGAAGAAGAGCTCAAATCATACCATCCCACAATAATCCGTATGAACGAGAATAATGACATTGTTGAATAA
- a CDS encoding tetratricopeptide repeat protein has translation MKNIIVMSIVLLMCSNLYALENRFSDYNADALQYYNQAVDLLAQYKTKEAKELFEKAVFAEPFFAEAFFNLGVLYQNRGDTVNALREYQKAVALYPRDAELYYNIGLIHLGNGNYEVAEDAFYEALFIDPDMNNARYHCADALRLQGKYDEALEEVQEMLDRDPNTADTYLLMGIIFDNKGDALREALFSYKKYIQFGGKDPRVRGWIDRLEYEL, from the coding sequence ATGAAAAATATAATTGTAATGAGTATTGTTTTATTGATGTGCAGTAATCTGTATGCGTTGGAAAACAGGTTTTCCGATTATAATGCCGATGCCTTACAGTATTACAATCAGGCTGTTGATCTTTTAGCGCAGTATAAAACTAAAGAAGCCAAAGAGCTGTTTGAAAAAGCGGTCTTCGCAGAGCCTTTCTTTGCAGAAGCATTTTTTAATCTCGGGGTGTTGTATCAAAACAGAGGTGATACTGTTAACGCGTTACGCGAGTATCAAAAAGCGGTTGCATTATATCCGCGTGATGCTGAACTCTATTACAATATTGGGCTTATACATTTGGGTAATGGAAATTATGAAGTGGCTGAAGATGCATTTTATGAAGCGCTTTTTATTGATCCGGATATGAATAATGCTCGTTATCATTGTGCTGATGCATTGCGTTTGCAAGGTAAGTATGATGAGGCGCTTGAAGAAGTACAGGAAATGTTAGATCGTGATCCCAACACTGCTGATACCTATTTACTCATGGGGATTATTTTTGACAATAAAGGTGACGCTCTTCGTGAAGCTCTTTTTTCGTATAAGAAATATATCCAGTTTGGTGGTAAAGATCCGCGTGTTAGAGGATGGATTGATCGGTTAGAGTATGAATTGTAG